The following coding sequences lie in one Arachis ipaensis cultivar K30076 chromosome B03, Araip1.1, whole genome shotgun sequence genomic window:
- the LOC107634137 gene encoding serotonin N-acetyltransferase 2, chloroplastic, with the protein MLLRGIISSPLPSLRLQLKPKLKTRNVVVSSQTPTNATSYPLSISDEVLESRGFVLRRSADGLNLDDLNGVFVAVGFPKRDPEKIRVALEHTESLLWVEYLRTRRPVAFARATGDGVFNAIIWDVVVDPSFQGVGLGKAVMERMISELLEKGIVNIALYSEPRVLGFYRPLGFVADPDGIRGMVYSRKNKKNKNK; encoded by the coding sequence atgcTCTTACGTGGCATCATCTCGAGTCCTCTCCCTTCTCTCCGCCTCCAACTCAAACCCAAACTCAAAACCCGAAACGTCGTCGTTTCATCGCAAACCCCAACCAACGCCACAAGCTACCCTCTCTCCATCTCCGACGAGGTCCTCGAATCTCGCGGCTTCGTCCTCCGCCGAAGCGCCGACGGCCTCAACCTCGACGATCTCAACGGCGTCTTCGTGGCGGTAGGGTTCCCGAAGCGAGATCCGGAGAAGATCCGCGTGGCGCTGGAGCACACTGAATCGCTGCTGTGGGTGGAGTACCTCCGTACACGGCGGCCGGTGGCGTTTGCGAGGGCAACCGGCGACGGAGTGTTCAACGCGATAATATGGGACGTGGTAGTGGATCCATCGTTCCAAGGAGTTGGGCTTGGGAAAGCGGTTATGGAGAGAATGATATCGGAGCTTCTAGAAAAAGGGATCGTGAACATTGCTCTTTACTCGGAGCCTAGGGTTCTTGGATTCTATAGGCCTCTAGGGTTTGTTGCTGACCCTGATGGCATTCGGGGAATGGTGTATTCcaggaagaacaagaagaacaagaacaaataa